The following proteins are co-located in the Gordonia polyisoprenivorans genome:
- a CDS encoding DsbA family oxidoreductase: MSSTIPVDVWSDIACPWCYIGKRKFEAGLAESGLADRVTVTYHSFVLAPDTPVDFDGTEVDFLVGHKGMPRDQVGQMLAQVTAIAAEAGLTYDFDALQHTNTLKAHQLLHFAKAQGRQLDMVERLFRAYFTEGRHVGRAADLADLAADIGLDRDDALRALTDGTYADAVAADIAQVRVYGISGVPFFVIDGRYGLSGAQSPETFADALRTVARERADA, from the coding sequence GTGAGTTCAACGATCCCCGTCGACGTGTGGTCCGACATCGCCTGCCCGTGGTGCTACATCGGCAAGCGCAAGTTCGAGGCAGGTCTCGCCGAATCCGGTCTCGCCGATCGGGTCACCGTCACCTATCACAGCTTCGTGCTGGCCCCCGACACCCCGGTCGACTTCGACGGCACCGAGGTCGACTTCCTCGTCGGCCACAAGGGCATGCCCCGCGACCAGGTCGGGCAGATGCTGGCGCAGGTCACCGCGATCGCCGCCGAGGCGGGACTGACCTATGACTTCGACGCGCTGCAGCACACCAACACGCTCAAGGCGCACCAACTGCTGCACTTCGCGAAAGCCCAAGGGCGCCAGCTCGACATGGTCGAGCGGCTGTTCCGCGCCTACTTCACCGAAGGTCGGCATGTGGGACGGGCCGCCGACCTCGCCGATCTCGCGGCCGACATCGGACTCGACCGCGACGATGCGCTTCGCGCCCTGACCGACGGCACCTACGCCGACGCCGTGGCCGCCGACATCGCGCAGGTCCGTGTGTACGGCATCAGTGGCGTCCCGTTCTTCGTGATCGACGGACGCTACGGTCTCTCGGGCGCGCAGTCGCCGGAGACCTTCGCCGACGCCTTGCGCACGGTGGCCCGGGAGCGCGCCGATGCCTGA
- a CDS encoding YcaO-like family protein encodes MAFRHHQVSLPRRDGVDAQAVVVDLAAVDDPDSLRWAALRHWWSADHHRLPRRFAAGDDLAAEGAPTLDVAALGLIDPDLLTEPGCPVTQPDTHSPRSWVAATRCRLSATEGAGYRSGWVPYTLAFPRGWDTEPGEPRDHPPFLAGLGAGRTHAAAVAEAWAGLAVEDALWRWWSGDRPQVVDASVPLHAQTAGLWADCPLTLTLQLLPTCLGGVVTLAAVDDSEIVAVGGGYGHDVRAQRTAIARALWQLVTARSLGEATSPMYCAGTSGLPPHRAERDYLCAAGPRHRRLLDPVAHVQLLLDPLVRNAVHERIGSPVLVAKTPLTHDEHGRAAALENLPHGHAWRVDLSPPDEATGCCVRLLVPGAATLPLGAFPPDPSVTATTRGALPFPGW; translated from the coding sequence GTGGCATTTCGGCACCATCAGGTGTCCTTACCCCGACGCGATGGCGTCGACGCCCAGGCCGTCGTGGTCGACCTCGCTGCCGTCGATGACCCGGATTCGCTGCGGTGGGCGGCACTGCGCCACTGGTGGTCGGCCGATCACCATCGGCTGCCGCGCAGGTTCGCCGCGGGCGACGACCTGGCGGCCGAGGGCGCACCGACACTCGACGTCGCGGCCCTGGGCCTGATCGATCCCGATCTGCTCACGGAGCCGGGATGCCCGGTCACTCAACCGGATACGCACTCGCCGCGCTCCTGGGTGGCCGCCACCCGATGTCGATTGTCCGCGACCGAGGGAGCCGGGTACCGCTCCGGTTGGGTGCCCTACACCCTCGCCTTTCCGCGCGGATGGGATACCGAGCCCGGCGAGCCCCGCGATCATCCACCGTTCCTCGCCGGCCTCGGTGCGGGTCGGACCCATGCGGCCGCGGTCGCCGAGGCGTGGGCGGGCCTGGCCGTGGAGGACGCGCTGTGGCGGTGGTGGTCGGGCGACCGGCCCCAGGTCGTCGACGCCTCGGTCCCGCTGCATGCGCAGACGGCCGGCCTGTGGGCGGACTGCCCGTTGACGCTCACACTGCAGTTGTTGCCCACGTGTCTGGGTGGCGTGGTAACCCTTGCCGCGGTGGATGATTCGGAGATCGTCGCGGTGGGCGGCGGCTACGGACACGATGTGCGGGCGCAGCGCACGGCGATAGCCCGGGCGCTGTGGCAACTGGTCACCGCCCGATCCCTGGGCGAGGCAACGAGTCCCATGTACTGTGCGGGCACGTCAGGGCTGCCACCACACCGGGCCGAGCGCGACTATCTCTGCGCCGCGGGCCCGCGCCACCGTCGCCTGCTGGATCCGGTCGCCCACGTGCAGCTGCTCCTCGATCCGCTCGTACGCAATGCCGTTCACGAACGGATCGGATCCCCCGTTCTCGTCGCGAAGACTCCACTCACGCACGACGAGCACGGCCGGGCTGCGGCGCTGGAGAACCTGCCGCACGGACACGCGTGGCGCGTCGACCTGTCGCCCCCCGATGAGGCAACCGGTTGCTGCGTGCGACTTCTCGTCCCCGGTGCGGCGACGCTCCCTCTCGGCGCGTTCCCGCCCGACCCGTCGGTCACCGCTACGACGCGGGGTGCGCTCCCGTTTCCGGGCTGGTAG